One window of Nicotiana tomentosiformis chromosome 11, ASM39032v3, whole genome shotgun sequence genomic DNA carries:
- the LOC104119404 gene encoding pre-mRNA polyadenylation factor FIP1-like gives MARSIYTSIFMVAVLSFAILSGKSEAGRQLLQANNPSFPTIPGIPSIPNMPSIIPNMPSIPNMPSIPRVGSMPPMPSIPSIPRVAMPPIPSFPSFPKFPTSIPFFTPPPPKN, from the coding sequence ATGGCTAGAAGCATATACACTAGCATTTTCATGGTTGCTGTTCTCTCCTTTGCAATATTGAGTGGGAAATCTGAAGCTGGTCGTCAGTTATTGCAGGCCAATAATCCAAGTTTCCCTACAATTCCAGGCATACCAAGTATCCCTAATATGCCTAGTATTATTCCAAATATGCCAAGTATTCCAAACATGCCATCAATTCCAAGGGTTGGATCAATGCCGCCAATGCCATCAATTCCAAGCATTCCAAGAGTTGCAATGCCACCAATTCCTTCATTTCCTTCATTCCCAAAATTCCCTACTTCTATTCCATTTTTCACTCCACCACCCCCTAAGAATTAA